The proteins below come from a single Vibrio cyclitrophicus genomic window:
- a CDS encoding HAD-IA family hydrolase, translating to MRLEQTKCVIFDCDGTLIDSEKLCCQALVNVFADFGASLNVNDCYAHFQGGKLADILMDTQERLGLSISIDTLEPLYRTELEALFQRHLKPMDGAIELIEFLKRQDIEFCIASNAPKSRVESSLAMTGMLDDFKGKVFSAFDANSWKPEPDLIMYTAMNMGFLPNECIYVDDTLKGIEAGVRAGIQSFRLRPSIEELSVYPEAGSTELAAQDIYSLEEISVWINGKHCSSGGIPSSGALVG from the coding sequence ATGCGGCTAGAACAGACTAAATGTGTGATTTTTGATTGTGATGGAACGCTGATTGATAGTGAGAAGCTTTGCTGCCAAGCTTTAGTGAATGTGTTTGCTGATTTTGGAGCTAGTTTAAACGTCAATGATTGTTATGCTCACTTTCAAGGCGGGAAGTTAGCCGATATATTGATGGATACACAGGAACGTTTAGGGCTTTCTATCTCGATCGATACGCTTGAGCCGTTATATCGAACAGAACTAGAAGCATTGTTCCAGCGCCATTTAAAGCCAATGGATGGTGCTATAGAGCTTATTGAATTCCTTAAGCGACAAGATATCGAATTTTGTATTGCTTCCAATGCACCTAAATCTCGAGTTGAATCTTCATTAGCGATGACAGGTATGCTTGACGACTTCAAAGGCAAAGTGTTTTCGGCTTTTGACGCCAATAGCTGGAAGCCAGAACCTGACCTTATTATGTATACAGCTATGAATATGGGCTTTTTACCCAATGAATGTATTTATGTGGATGACACTTTGAAGGGGATTGAGGCTGGTGTGCGTGCTGGTATTCAATCGTTCCGACTGCGCCCAAGTATTGAAGAATTAAGCGTATATCCAGAAGCCGGCTCTACAGAACTAGCGGCTCAGGATATATACAGTTTGGAAGAAATTTCGGTTTGGATTAATGGCAAGCACTGTTCAAGTGGGGGTATACCGAGTTCGGGAGCTTTGGTGGGGTAG
- a CDS encoding CreA family protein: MKKALITAGIIAMLTGCSDNEVGDVSLGFFTMKDIKMSSLDDDKIAGVTCHIASIEANLSLSDPSDSSISCRQTGEITPEMIAQIDKSKSGEVVFKKSKSIFFKTMKVRRIYDAENQSLLYLSYTTKETEGSFKHSLSTVPLWGTKAYVDPATLVPTE, encoded by the coding sequence ATGAAAAAAGCCTTAATAACAGCAGGTATCATCGCAATGTTAACTGGCTGTTCGGACAACGAGGTTGGCGACGTCTCACTGGGTTTCTTCACAATGAAAGATATCAAGATGTCTTCTTTAGATGACGATAAGATCGCAGGTGTGACTTGCCATATCGCATCAATAGAGGCAAACCTCAGCCTTTCTGATCCAAGTGATAGCTCTATTTCTTGTCGTCAAACAGGTGAAATCACACCAGAAATGATTGCTCAAATTGACAAAAGCAAGTCAGGCGAAGTGGTATTTAAGAAATCAAAGAGTATTTTCTTCAAGACAATGAAGGTTCGCCGTATTTACGATGCAGAGAATCAATCACTGCTCTACTTGTCTTACACTACAAAGGAAACAGAAGGTAGCTTCAAACACAGCCTTTCAACTGTTCCGCTATGGGGTACAAAGGCTTACGTTGATCCCGCAACGTTAGTACCAACAGAATAG
- a CDS encoding inosine/guanosine kinase, which produces MKFPGQRKSKHYFPTHARDPLVNQIQQTPKLHRATIVGVGQTIVDIEARVDNAFLEKYELSKGHSLVLEESKADALYEELVERGLITHQYPGDTIGNTLHNYSVLADSKSVLLGVMSKKIEVGSFGYRYLCRTSSRMNLNHLQTVDGPIGRCYTLITEDGERTFAINEGHMNQLLPESIPEQVFEKASALVVSSYLMRGKPEDPMPKAVQKAIEYAKSHNVPVVLTLGTKYVIEGNAEWWQEYLKENVTIVAMNEDEGEALTGEKDPLLAANKALEWVDLVLCTAGPIGLYMAGYTDELAKRETTLPLLPGNIPEFNKYEFSRAMRKQDCQDPVKVYSHIGPYLGGPLEIKNTNGAGDGALSALLHDMAANSYHHVNVPNSEKHEYTCLTYSSLSQICKYANRVSYEVLTQHSPRLSRALPEREDSLEETYWDR; this is translated from the coding sequence ATGAAGTTTCCTGGACAGCGTAAATCTAAGCACTACTTTCCAACTCACGCACGTGATCCGTTGGTCAACCAAATTCAACAAACACCCAAGCTACACCGCGCAACAATTGTCGGTGTTGGTCAAACGATTGTTGATATCGAAGCCCGTGTTGATAACGCGTTCTTAGAAAAATACGAGCTGAGTAAAGGTCACTCGCTAGTATTGGAAGAAAGTAAAGCAGATGCGCTATATGAAGAGTTAGTTGAGCGCGGTTTGATCACACATCAATACCCTGGCGATACTATTGGTAATACACTGCACAATTATTCCGTACTCGCAGACAGCAAATCTGTTCTGCTTGGCGTCATGTCTAAGAAAATTGAAGTTGGCTCATTTGGTTATCGTTACCTATGCCGCACTTCTTCTCGTATGAACTTAAACCACCTACAAACTGTTGATGGTCCTATTGGTCGTTGTTATACGCTCATTACCGAAGATGGCGAACGTACATTCGCGATCAACGAAGGACACATGAATCAACTGCTTCCTGAAAGCATTCCTGAGCAGGTTTTCGAAAAGGCCTCAGCGTTAGTCGTCTCTTCATACTTAATGCGCGGTAAGCCAGAAGATCCAATGCCAAAAGCCGTGCAAAAAGCAATTGAATACGCGAAATCGCACAATGTGCCTGTTGTACTCACGCTTGGTACTAAATACGTGATCGAAGGAAATGCTGAATGGTGGCAAGAATACCTAAAAGAAAACGTTACTATCGTTGCGATGAACGAAGATGAGGGTGAAGCTCTAACTGGCGAGAAAGATCCTCTACTTGCGGCTAATAAAGCACTTGAATGGGTAGACCTAGTGCTATGTACTGCTGGCCCAATCGGTCTTTACATGGCTGGCTACACAGACGAGTTAGCGAAGCGTGAAACGACTCTGCCATTGTTACCTGGTAACATCCCAGAGTTCAATAAGTATGAATTCAGCCGTGCAATGCGTAAGCAAGACTGCCAAGACCCAGTGAAAGTATACTCTCACATCGGCCCTTACTTAGGTGGTCCACTAGAGATTAAAAACACCAACGGTGCTGGCGATGGCGCGCTTTCTGCTCTATTACACGATATGGCAGCGAACAGCTACCACCACGTGAACGTGCCGAATTCAGAAAAACATGAATACACGTGCCTAACGTACTCGTCATTGTCCCAAATTTGTAAGTACGCAAACCGTGTAAGCTACGAAGTGTTGACTCAGCACTCTCCTCGCCTTTCTCGCGCGCTACCAGAACGCGAAGATAGTTTAGAAGAAACATACTGGGATCGTTAA
- a CDS encoding HD domain-containing phosphohydrolase, which yields MYKLLISIAVLCVSAFSPVTHAKDWDIKQILVLHSYEPSYQWTADFQKGIENAFKHSKAEIKLSVEYLDTKRIHSPEYYDALAAYFETKYSEYKFDGVIVTDDNAANFLKSLSSVIDRSTPVVAAGINDISTDMYAVTDKATVLYENDHIDINIALIAQLRPNLKNLYFVNDYSVTSELIRKEVHKVMAGFPHINLIEIGSQTLEQASQYLKTISVDDAVLLSHYNTELHKAIYHSYKEVAEILSTSSAAPVFALWQFNILGDVFGGYVNHSQSMGEEAVNALDKYVPLGFSAPLIPGDNIRFVFNYPAMNKFGINKSALPEQSVVINEPASFIRKNFQILLGLIMVIAGLSLIIVMQFITLRQKKELAKKNKRILALQKQTLNVQKDMIHVLGEAIETRSGETGNHVKRVAKLSALLAKHHGLSHREVEMIEIISPMHDVGKISVPESILDKPGKLTPQEWEVMKLHTTAGYNLLKSGAGDITNLAAIIANEHHERWDGAGYPSGKVGEEIHLFARITAVADVFDALLSTRCYKEPWPLEMVVDLFERECGYQFDPKLTKILLNHLAEFVAIRDTYPDTEDSRHVINLQGPVDLHDPVDLQATVAPKDATDLQQTVSAKSELSTV from the coding sequence ATGTACAAGCTATTGATATCAATCGCTGTATTGTGTGTTAGCGCTTTTTCTCCTGTTACACATGCTAAAGACTGGGATATTAAACAAATTCTAGTTCTGCACTCCTACGAACCTTCCTACCAATGGACCGCGGATTTCCAAAAAGGAATCGAAAACGCGTTCAAACACTCAAAAGCTGAAATAAAGCTCTCTGTAGAATACTTAGATACCAAGCGTATCCATAGCCCTGAGTATTACGACGCTTTGGCAGCATACTTCGAAACTAAATATTCGGAGTATAAGTTTGATGGCGTCATTGTCACTGACGATAACGCAGCAAATTTTCTTAAGTCGTTAAGCTCAGTGATTGATCGTTCGACACCTGTTGTTGCTGCTGGTATCAATGATATTAGTACTGATATGTACGCGGTCACCGACAAGGCGACCGTGCTGTATGAGAATGACCATATTGATATTAATATTGCGCTTATTGCGCAATTAAGACCAAACCTTAAGAACTTATATTTTGTAAATGATTACAGTGTCACGTCTGAGTTGATACGAAAAGAAGTGCATAAAGTAATGGCTGGATTTCCGCATATCAACTTGATTGAAATTGGAAGTCAAACGCTTGAACAAGCGAGCCAATACTTAAAGACAATTTCTGTTGATGACGCTGTGTTACTCAGTCACTACAACACAGAGCTACATAAAGCAATTTACCACTCTTACAAAGAGGTAGCGGAGATCCTGTCAACTTCGAGCGCGGCACCTGTATTTGCGCTTTGGCAATTTAACATCTTAGGTGATGTATTCGGTGGCTATGTAAATCATTCACAAAGTATGGGGGAAGAGGCGGTCAATGCTTTGGATAAATACGTGCCGCTCGGATTTTCTGCCCCTTTAATTCCGGGTGATAATATACGTTTTGTCTTTAATTACCCTGCAATGAATAAGTTTGGTATTAACAAGAGTGCACTTCCTGAACAATCGGTAGTCATCAATGAACCAGCTTCTTTCATACGTAAGAATTTCCAAATACTGTTGGGTTTGATCATGGTGATTGCAGGGTTGAGTCTGATTATCGTAATGCAGTTCATTACTTTACGTCAGAAGAAAGAGTTAGCGAAGAAGAACAAACGAATCCTAGCCCTTCAGAAGCAGACACTAAATGTTCAAAAGGACATGATTCATGTATTGGGTGAGGCCATTGAAACCCGCTCTGGTGAGACAGGGAATCACGTTAAACGTGTCGCTAAATTATCAGCATTACTCGCCAAGCATCACGGCTTAAGTCATCGTGAGGTCGAGATGATTGAGATAATCAGCCCGATGCATGATGTCGGAAAAATTTCGGTACCGGAATCGATCTTGGATAAGCCTGGCAAGTTAACGCCACAAGAGTGGGAGGTGATGAAATTACATACTACAGCTGGCTACAACTTATTGAAAAGCGGTGCTGGTGACATTACTAACCTTGCTGCGATCATTGCTAACGAGCACCATGAGCGTTGGGACGGAGCGGGTTATCCTAGTGGTAAGGTTGGTGAGGAAATTCATCTGTTTGCTCGCATTACTGCAGTGGCTGATGTATTTGATGCACTACTTAGTACTCGTTGCTACAAAGAGCCATGGCCATTAGAGATGGTTGTGGACTTGTTTGAGCGAGAGTGTGGTTATCAATTCGACCCTAAGCTGACCAAGATCTTATTGAATCACTTAGCTGAGTTCGTCGCGATAAGAGATACTTATCCTGATACCGAGGATTCACGTCACGTGATCAATTTACAAGGTCCCGTTGATTTACACGATCCTGTTGATTTACAAGCTACTGTCGCTCCAAAAGATGCAACTGACCTACAGCAAACAGTGTCTGCAAAGAGTGAGTTAAGTACTGTGTAG